The uncultured Cohaesibacter sp. genome includes a region encoding these proteins:
- a CDS encoding tripartite tricarboxylate transporter permease yields MDVLLSALSQVAQPYVLMVILGSAMFGLFVGAVPGLSATMATALLVPLTFFMDPLPAIAAIVTSVAMAIFAGDIPGALLRIPGTPASAAYVDEAFNMTRRGEAERALGIGLVSSVFGGLVGAVILSTCAPYLAEFAFEFSTVEYFWLACLGLSCAVVISRGSQAKGMIALLIGLFISTIGIDVIGGYPRFTFGNVELMAGVSFIPAMIGMFAMTELLRFAISPQQDRSAIAPGRSTVFGGQGKMMLENRKHLVRGSLIGTIVGILPGAGADIAAWVSYALSKKFARNPEKFGTGHPEGLVAAGAANNAGLSGVWVPALVFGIPGDSVTAIAIGVLFMKGITPGPMVFVQQADLTYGIFLTFFLANLMLIPLGYAAIRSARFVLRAPANVIMPIILIFCVVGSFAITNSTYGITVMLVLGVMGFLMEENGFPLAPVILGIVIGPMLEENFMATVIKSDGAILGFFDRPVAGVLGVLTLVIWAVPLLQILNRMRRNMLKSAA; encoded by the coding sequence ATGGACGTTCTTCTTTCCGCTCTCAGTCAGGTGGCCCAGCCCTATGTCCTGATGGTCATTCTCGGCTCTGCCATGTTTGGTCTGTTTGTCGGCGCCGTTCCCGGACTGTCGGCGACGATGGCGACGGCCCTTCTGGTGCCTCTGACCTTTTTCATGGATCCCCTCCCGGCAATTGCCGCCATCGTGACCAGTGTTGCCATGGCCATCTTTGCTGGCGACATTCCCGGCGCCCTTCTGCGCATTCCCGGTACGCCTGCCTCTGCTGCCTATGTTGACGAAGCCTTCAACATGACCCGCCGCGGCGAAGCTGAGAGGGCGCTCGGGATCGGTCTCGTCAGTTCAGTGTTCGGTGGGCTTGTCGGTGCCGTCATCCTGTCGACATGTGCGCCCTATCTGGCCGAATTCGCTTTCGAATTCTCGACCGTCGAATACTTTTGGCTCGCCTGTCTGGGGCTCAGCTGTGCGGTCGTGATCTCCCGAGGCTCTCAGGCCAAAGGCATGATCGCCCTGCTCATTGGACTCTTCATTTCGACCATCGGCATTGATGTCATTGGCGGCTATCCGCGCTTCACCTTCGGTAATGTTGAGCTGATGGCGGGCGTGAGCTTCATTCCCGCCATGATCGGCATGTTTGCCATGACCGAGCTTTTGCGCTTCGCCATATCACCCCAGCAAGACCGGTCGGCCATCGCGCCGGGTCGGTCGACCGTGTTTGGCGGACAGGGCAAGATGATGCTTGAAAACAGGAAGCATCTTGTCCGCGGCAGCCTTATCGGCACCATCGTTGGTATCCTCCCCGGCGCGGGTGCTGATATCGCTGCCTGGGTTTCCTATGCCTTGTCGAAGAAGTTCGCACGCAATCCCGAGAAATTCGGAACCGGTCACCCAGAGGGGCTGGTGGCTGCCGGTGCGGCCAACAACGCAGGCCTCAGCGGGGTCTGGGTTCCCGCCCTTGTCTTCGGGATTCCCGGTGACTCGGTGACCGCGATTGCCATCGGCGTTCTGTTCATGAAAGGCATCACGCCGGGCCCGATGGTCTTTGTCCAGCAGGCTGACCTGACCTATGGTATCTTCCTCACCTTCTTCCTCGCCAACCTGATGCTGATCCCGCTCGGCTATGCCGCGATCCGCAGTGCCCGCTTCGTGTTGCGTGCACCCGCCAATGTGATCATGCCGATCATCCTGATCTTCTGTGTGGTCGGATCCTTTGCCATCACCAACAGCACCTACGGCATCACTGTCATGCTGGTGCTCGGCGTCATGGGCTTCCTCATGGAGGAGAATGGCTTCCCGCTGGCGCCGGTCATTTTGGGGATCGTCATCGGGCCGATGCTTGAGGAGAATTTCATGGCAACGGTCATCAAGTCCGACGGAGCGATCCTTGGTTTCTTTGATCGACCAGTCGCTGGTGTCCTTGGCGTTCTTACGCTGGTGATCTGGGCTGTGCCTCTGCTTCAGATCCTCAACCGGATGAGACGAAACATGCTGAAGTCTGCGGCTTGA
- a CDS encoding osmoprotectant NAGGN system M42 family peptidase produces MTMLGIDTDYLQKTLAKLLEIPSPTGYTDTIVRFVTKELKSLGLDAELTRRGAIRAIRQGSRRKGARAIVTHLDTLGAQVKFLKDNGRLSLVPVGTWSARFAEGARGTIFSENGAYRGTILPMKASGHTFNDEIDTHPIGWDHVEFRIDALARNFEDIERLGIDIGDIVAIDPQTEFIDNGFIVSRHLDNKAGVAVALTALKAMQDEKQRTPVDIHFLFTIAEEVGVGASSVLTPDVASMISVDNGTSAPGQNSSEFGVTIAMADQTGPFDYHLTKKLVSLCREHDIRFQKDIFRYYRSDSASAIEAGADVRTALITFGVDASHGYERIHMHALRSLSELITAYLGSPVEIKRDFEQSKAGITGFTSQRTTEAEQELTKDAVNDDLGPQA; encoded by the coding sequence ATGACCATGTTGGGAATCGATACCGACTATTTACAAAAAACGCTGGCCAAGCTCCTCGAGATCCCAAGCCCGACCGGATACACCGATACCATTGTGCGCTTCGTCACCAAGGAGCTGAAATCCCTCGGCCTCGATGCCGAACTGACCCGGCGCGGTGCCATCCGCGCCATTCGTCAGGGCTCGCGCCGCAAGGGCGCCCGGGCGATTGTCACCCACCTTGATACGCTCGGGGCGCAGGTCAAGTTTCTCAAGGACAATGGCCGTCTCTCGCTGGTTCCGGTTGGGACCTGGTCTGCCCGGTTCGCTGAAGGGGCGAGGGGAACGATTTTCTCGGAAAATGGCGCATATCGCGGCACGATCCTGCCGATGAAGGCCTCCGGCCACACCTTCAATGACGAGATCGATACCCATCCCATCGGCTGGGATCATGTGGAATTCCGCATCGATGCGCTGGCGCGCAATTTCGAAGACATCGAGCGCTTGGGGATCGACATCGGCGACATCGTCGCCATCGACCCGCAGACGGAATTCATCGACAATGGCTTCATCGTCTCGCGTCATCTGGACAACAAGGCCGGTGTGGCCGTAGCTCTGACCGCGCTCAAGGCCATGCAGGACGAAAAGCAGCGCACGCCCGTCGATATCCATTTCCTCTTCACCATCGCCGAAGAGGTCGGTGTTGGAGCCTCTTCGGTGCTCACGCCTGATGTCGCCTCAATGATTTCGGTGGACAATGGCACCTCGGCTCCGGGGCAGAATTCGTCCGAATTCGGCGTCACCATCGCCATGGCCGACCAGACCGGGCCGTTCGATTATCACCTCACCAAGAAACTCGTCAGCCTCTGCCGCGAGCATGACATCCGCTTCCAGAAGGATATCTTCCGCTACTACCGCTCTGATTCGGCCAGTGCCATCGAGGCGGGGGCCGATGTGCGCACGGCGCTGATCACCTTCGGCGTGGATGCCTCGCACGGCTATGAACGCATCCATATGCATGCCCTGCGTTCCCTGTCCGAACTGATCACGGCCTATCTCGGTAGTCCGGTGGAAATCAAACGCGACTTCGAGCAGTCAAAGGCAGGTATCACCGGCTTCACCAGCCAGCGCACGACGGAAGCCGAGCAGGAATTGACCAAGGATGCGGTCAATGATGATCTCGGGCCGCAGGCCTGA
- a CDS encoding tripartite tricarboxylate transporter substrate binding protein: MLRTMLSAGLSVAAVAFAVSAATPAFAEYPERPITWIVPWGAGGGTDATSRMLAGLVEKDLGVPVNVVNRTGGGGVVGHSAISMAKPDGYTVGTVTVEIAMMHWAGLTELDYTGYTPLALFNADPAGVHVKADSKYDDVKTLLADAKAAPGSMKGSGTGQGGIWHLALAGMLVTAGAEPETVPWVPTKGAAPALQDLVSGGVDVVTCSVSEAASLISAGKVKTLAVMDSERLPGYPDVPTLKEAADIDWSSATWRGVGAPKGLSDDVASKLSASIEKAYNSEEFQAFMKQRGFGAIWRDGAGFGEWMAKADADLGKVMKASGLAK; the protein is encoded by the coding sequence TGCTTCGTACCATGTTGTCCGCAGGCCTGAGTGTCGCTGCGGTTGCCTTTGCCGTATCTGCGGCCACCCCCGCCTTCGCCGAATATCCAGAGCGTCCGATCACCTGGATCGTGCCTTGGGGTGCTGGTGGTGGCACCGATGCGACAAGCCGTATGCTGGCAGGTCTTGTCGAAAAAGATCTCGGCGTTCCGGTCAACGTCGTCAACCGCACCGGTGGTGGTGGTGTTGTCGGCCATTCCGCAATCTCGATGGCCAAGCCGGACGGCTACACGGTCGGTACCGTGACTGTGGAAATCGCCATGATGCACTGGGCCGGTCTTACCGAACTGGATTACACCGGCTACACCCCGCTTGCCCTGTTTAACGCCGACCCGGCTGGCGTGCATGTGAAGGCCGACTCTAAGTATGATGACGTCAAGACCCTGCTTGCCGATGCAAAGGCAGCTCCGGGCTCCATGAAAGGGTCAGGCACCGGTCAGGGTGGCATCTGGCATCTCGCTCTCGCTGGCATGCTGGTCACCGCAGGTGCCGAGCCGGAAACCGTTCCATGGGTTCCGACCAAAGGTGCAGCTCCGGCTCTGCAGGATCTGGTCTCCGGTGGTGTCGATGTCGTGACCTGCTCGGTTTCCGAGGCCGCATCGCTGATTTCCGCCGGTAAGGTCAAGACCCTTGCCGTGATGGATTCCGAGCGCCTGCCGGGCTACCCGGACGTTCCGACCCTCAAGGAAGCTGCTGACATCGACTGGAGCAGTGCAACCTGGCGCGGCGTCGGGGCTCCGAAAGGCCTGTCTGATGATGTGGCGTCCAAGCTCTCCGCATCCATCGAGAAAGCCTACAATTCGGAAGAATTCCAGGCCTTCATGAAACAGCGCGGCTTTGGTGCGATCTGGCGCGACGGTGCTGGCTTCGGCGAATGGATGGCCAAGGCAGATGCCGATCTCGGCAAAGTCATGAAAGCATCCGGACTGGCAAAATAA
- a CDS encoding N-acetylglutaminylglutamine amidotransferase, protein MCGICGEIRFNGTEVPRQQIEAMTNCLVSRGPDAEGIHVRGNVGMGHRRLRIIDLSDASAQPFEDDVNDRVMVFNGCIYNYPELREELKALGHSFKSHGDTEVIIKAWDQWGEDAIPRLQGMFAFVIFERRTGRTIMVRDRFGIKPLYLSEGPGHIRFASTLQAILKGGNVDTSIDRIALHHYMSWHAVVPAPRTILSGVRKLPAATIRIIEADGSSSEKRYWEPTFERSDADEARSEEEWCDLLLDSLRTSVRRRMVCDVPVGVLLSGGVDSSLIVGLLAEQGQEGLATYSIGFEDANNEKGNEFEYSDLIANHYGTNHHKIHIPSAEMMENLPHAIKAMSEPMVSYDNIGFYLLSREVSKTIKVVQSGQGADEVFGGYHWYPPLQKTNDPEESYRLAFFDRDQQRMAEHLSPDYLAEKDESAAFVAEHFARVGAPEPVDKALRLDTNVMLVDDPVKRVDNMTMAWGLEARVPFLDHEVVELAGRIPSRHKLSHGGKGVLKEASRRVIPSAVIDRPKGYFPVPALKYIQGPYLEMVQDALGSKAAKGRGLFQQSYLDRLFEAPSDHITPLRGSELWQVALLEMWLQAQEI, encoded by the coding sequence ATGTGTGGTATTTGCGGCGAAATCAGGTTCAACGGCACGGAAGTTCCGCGGCAACAAATCGAGGCAATGACCAACTGCCTCGTGTCCCGCGGACCGGATGCAGAAGGGATCCATGTACGCGGCAACGTGGGGATGGGCCATCGTCGTCTCAGGATCATCGACTTGTCCGATGCCTCCGCCCAACCCTTCGAGGATGACGTCAATGACCGCGTGATGGTCTTCAACGGCTGCATCTACAATTACCCAGAATTGCGCGAAGAGCTCAAAGCTCTCGGCCACAGCTTCAAGTCCCACGGTGACACCGAGGTGATCATCAAGGCGTGGGACCAGTGGGGCGAGGATGCCATTCCGCGTCTTCAGGGCATGTTTGCCTTCGTGATCTTTGAGCGCCGCACCGGTCGCACGATCATGGTGCGCGACCGCTTCGGCATCAAACCGCTTTATCTCAGCGAAGGCCCCGGCCACATTCGCTTTGCCTCAACCCTGCAGGCGATCCTGAAGGGTGGCAATGTGGATACGTCAATCGACCGGATCGCCCTGCATCACTACATGTCATGGCACGCTGTTGTGCCTGCACCCCGCACCATTCTCAGCGGCGTGCGCAAGCTGCCCGCAGCGACCATCCGCATCATCGAGGCGGACGGTTCCTCAAGCGAAAAGCGCTATTGGGAGCCGACCTTTGAGCGCAGCGATGCCGACGAGGCCCGATCTGAGGAAGAATGGTGCGATTTGCTGCTCGACAGCCTGCGCACCTCCGTGCGCCGCCGCATGGTCTGTGACGTGCCAGTGGGTGTGTTGCTTTCCGGCGGGGTCGACAGCTCGCTCATCGTTGGCCTGCTTGCCGAGCAGGGGCAAGAGGGCCTTGCCACCTATTCCATCGGGTTTGAAGATGCCAACAACGAGAAGGGCAACGAGTTCGAGTATTCCGACCTCATCGCCAATCATTACGGCACCAATCACCACAAGATCCATATCCCCTCGGCCGAGATGATGGAGAACTTGCCCCACGCCATCAAGGCGATGTCAGAACCAATGGTGTCCTATGACAACATCGGCTTTTACCTGCTGTCCCGCGAGGTTTCCAAGACCATCAAGGTGGTGCAGTCGGGGCAGGGTGCCGATGAGGTCTTTGGTGGCTATCACTGGTATCCGCCACTTCAGAAAACCAACGATCCCGAGGAAAGCTATCGCCTTGCCTTCTTTGATCGCGACCAGCAGCGCATGGCCGAGCATCTCAGCCCGGACTATCTGGCCGAGAAGGACGAGAGTGCGGCCTTCGTCGCCGAGCATTTTGCGCGCGTAGGAGCGCCCGAACCGGTCGACAAGGCCCTGCGTCTTGATACTAACGTCATGCTGGTCGATGACCCTGTCAAACGCGTTGACAACATGACCATGGCCTGGGGTCTTGAGGCGCGTGTGCCGTTCCTCGATCATGAAGTGGTCGAGCTCGCCGGCCGCATCCCGAGCCGCCACAAGCTGTCCCATGGCGGCAAGGGTGTGTTGAAGGAAGCCTCCCGGCGCGTCATCCCCTCGGCGGTGATTGATCGTCCGAAGGGCTATTTCCCGGTTCCGGCGCTCAAATATATTCAGGGTCCCTATCTGGAAATGGTTCAGGATGCGCTCGGCTCTAAGGCCGCAAAGGGACGCGGCCTGTTCCAGCAATCCTATCTGGACCGCCTCTTCGAAGCACCGTCCGACCACATCACGCCTCTGCGCGGGTCGGAACTCTGGCAGGTTGCATTGCTTGAAATGTGGCTGCAGGCACAGGAGATTTAG
- a CDS encoding MarR family winged helix-turn-helix transcriptional regulator — translation MTPNQEIRVVLKAIRKIERALDIHSRHLNKESGLTLPQLIVLRCVRDLGEPSGNAIARDVDLSPPTVLGILDKLSAKGLIERQRLPTNRRVVISRLTEQGAHVLKSAPSPLGETFSRRFFALQPEERQVIINSLEKVAEFSGDETVERLAEVMDLPVAESAQEPH, via the coding sequence ATGACACCGAACCAGGAAATCCGGGTCGTATTGAAGGCCATCCGCAAGATAGAGCGGGCGCTGGACATCCATTCCCGACACTTAAACAAAGAAAGTGGCCTTACTTTGCCACAATTGATTGTGCTGCGTTGCGTTCGCGATCTGGGCGAGCCTTCGGGCAATGCAATTGCGCGCGATGTCGATCTGTCACCGCCAACTGTACTGGGGATTCTCGACAAGCTTTCGGCCAAGGGGCTGATTGAGCGGCAGCGCCTGCCAACCAACCGTCGTGTCGTCATTTCCCGCCTGACGGAACAGGGCGCCCACGTGCTCAAATCAGCACCCTCGCCTCTCGGCGAGACCTTTTCCCGGCGTTTTTTTGCGCTTCAGCCGGAAGAGCGCCAGGTGATCATCAACAGCCTTGAAAAAGTGGCAGAATTCTCCGGCGACGAAACGGTCGAGCGACTTGCCGAAGTGATGGATCTGCCGGTCGCCGAGTCGGCACAAGAGCCGCATTAA
- the ngg gene encoding N-acetylglutaminylglutamine synthetase produces the protein MSTEREKPKPVAQHRLQRIRQEGMNSLHTSHQLTQSNVAVNCGWGRLIFGNTFESPEKLVEVMRSEKADQRDIAFYVRDPHVVLAQSPQEFFLDPSHTYRLDLAIYRPASMSRQGFHIRRLSTKTDADAINVIMAERGMVPVPPDFFWSARDASKVTMLVAEDAQTGEIWGSVMGVDHSKAFEDPERGSSLWCLAVSPSAPHRGVGESLVRRLAEQYQARGAAYMDLSVLHDNDKAIALYEKLGFRRVNVFAVKRKNQINERLFVGDKEETGLNPYAKIIVDEAWRRGIQVEVIDAAGGLFRLSYGGRTIRCRESLTDLTSAVTLSICDDKRLTRRIVKAAGVRVPAQIDANADEADLRTFLQEVGAVVVKPARGEQGKGIAVGISDYDAMLEAIERAKAVCQDVLLEEYFEGQDLRLVVINDRMVASALRLPARIVGDGMSTIRELIEKQSRRRSAATGGESTIPLDKETERCIAEAGYGLDDCLPSCEELVVRKTANLHTGGTIVDVTDQVHPTLIEAAVKAARAIDIPVTGIDLMIKDHRKPDYVFIEDNERPGLANHEPQPTAERFIDLLFPRSLPASVRQELKNKQES, from the coding sequence ATGAGCACTGAACGTGAGAAGCCAAAGCCCGTCGCACAGCACCGGCTGCAGAGGATCCGTCAGGAGGGCATGAACTCTCTTCACACCTCGCATCAACTCACGCAGTCAAACGTCGCTGTCAATTGTGGCTGGGGACGCCTGATCTTTGGCAACACCTTCGAGAGCCCCGAAAAGCTGGTCGAGGTGATGCGTTCGGAGAAGGCGGATCAACGTGATATCGCCTTCTATGTCCGCGATCCGCATGTGGTGCTGGCCCAGTCGCCGCAGGAATTCTTTCTCGACCCGTCCCATACCTATCGGCTCGATCTGGCAATTTATCGCCCAGCCAGCATGAGCCGTCAGGGCTTCCACATCCGGCGCCTGTCGACCAAGACGGACGCCGATGCGATCAACGTTATCATGGCTGAGCGCGGCATGGTGCCGGTTCCGCCGGACTTCTTCTGGTCTGCGCGCGATGCCAGCAAGGTCACGATGCTGGTTGCCGAAGATGCCCAGACCGGCGAAATCTGGGGCTCCGTTATGGGCGTCGATCATTCAAAGGCCTTTGAAGACCCGGAGCGGGGGTCCTCGCTCTGGTGTCTTGCCGTCTCCCCATCCGCTCCCCATCGCGGAGTAGGCGAGTCCCTTGTCCGGCGTCTTGCCGAGCAATATCAGGCCCGAGGCGCTGCCTATATGGACCTTTCGGTGCTGCACGACAACGACAAGGCCATCGCCCTTTATGAAAAGCTCGGGTTCCGCCGTGTGAATGTCTTTGCCGTCAAGCGCAAGAACCAGATCAACGAGCGATTGTTCGTTGGCGACAAGGAGGAAACCGGCCTCAACCCTTACGCCAAGATCATTGTCGATGAGGCATGGCGGCGCGGCATTCAGGTTGAGGTCATCGACGCCGCTGGCGGCCTGTTCCGCCTCAGCTATGGTGGCCGCACCATCCGTTGCCGCGAGTCCCTCACCGATCTGACAAGCGCCGTCACCCTGTCGATTTGTGACGACAAGCGTCTGACGCGCCGCATTGTCAAGGCGGCTGGTGTTCGGGTGCCCGCCCAGATAGACGCCAATGCGGACGAGGCCGACTTGCGCACCTTCCTGCAGGAGGTCGGAGCCGTGGTGGTTAAACCCGCTCGAGGCGAGCAGGGTAAGGGCATCGCGGTCGGCATCAGTGACTATGACGCGATGCTGGAGGCCATCGAACGGGCCAAGGCCGTCTGTCAGGATGTGCTGCTTGAGGAATATTTCGAGGGGCAGGACTTGCGTCTTGTGGTCATCAACGACCGCATGGTGGCGTCGGCCCTGAGGCTACCCGCTCGCATTGTCGGCGACGGCATGAGCACGATTCGCGAGCTGATCGAAAAACAGAGCCGCCGACGCTCTGCGGCAACGGGCGGTGAAAGCACCATTCCTCTCGACAAGGAAACCGAACGATGCATCGCAGAGGCCGGATACGGGCTTGACGACTGCCTGCCATCCTGCGAGGAATTGGTAGTACGCAAAACCGCCAACCTGCATACGGGTGGCACGATCGTGGATGTGACCGATCAGGTCCACCCGACCCTGATCGAGGCCGCAGTCAAGGCGGCGCGTGCCATCGACATTCCGGTCACCGGTATCGATCTGATGATCAAGGATCACCGCAAGCCGGATTATGTTTTCATCGAGGACAACGAACGACCCGGCCTTGCCAATCACGAACCGCAACCCACAGCCGAACGGTTCATTGATCTTCTGTTCCCGCGGTCCTTGCCCGCTTCCGTGCGTCAGGAGTTGAAGAACAAGCAAGAAAGCTGA
- a CDS encoding tripartite tricarboxylate transporter TctB family protein: MKISDRLMGVILILFSLGILYEISSFPSVPGQSVGSDLMPRIIAFGLILGGVSIIITDLRSNERASLIAFGAWIKDQRRVLQALAILLGTASFIPFVDTLGFPLLSTILLFILFIVFRLRVLVAIPVSFLAAMTIHTAFSKLLLVPLPWGVLEPLAW; the protein is encoded by the coding sequence ATGAAAATAAGCGATCGCTTGATGGGGGTGATCCTCATCCTGTTTTCGTTGGGTATTCTCTACGAAATCAGTTCGTTTCCATCCGTGCCCGGCCAGTCCGTCGGCTCGGATCTCATGCCGAGGATCATCGCCTTCGGTCTCATTCTGGGTGGTGTATCCATCATTATCACGGACCTGCGCAGCAACGAGCGCGCCAGCCTGATCGCCTTCGGGGCCTGGATCAAGGACCAGCGCCGGGTGCTTCAGGCTCTGGCCATTCTGCTTGGCACGGCGAGCTTCATTCCCTTTGTCGACACGCTTGGCTTCCCGCTTCTGAGCACGATCCTGCTTTTTATCCTGTTCATCGTTTTCCGTTTGAGAGTGCTTGTTGCGATCCCGGTCAGTTTCCTTGCGGCGATGACCATTCACACCGCCTTCAGCAAGCTTCTTCTGGTGCCTCTGCCGTGGGGCGTGCTCGAACCATTAGCCTGGTGA